In the Rubrivivax gelatinosus IL144 genome, CGGCCGCCGCGCACGCTGGGCCAGCTGGTCGAAGGCCTGCCGTTCCGCGGCCTCGGCGCCAACCCGCTGCTGGACGTGCCGGCGCTGCCGGATGACGTCCTGCCCGAACTCGAGATCCCGGTGCGATGAACTGGCTGCTGCCCGCCCCGACGCTGGCGCAGCTCGTCGCCTCGGTGCCGACGGCGGCCCAGCGATGGGCGCACGGCGTCGATGCCCGCGCGCTGCGCGTCAGCGTGATCTCCGTGGCCCAGCTGCGCACCCGCATCCAGCTCGAACCGGCGCCGGCCACGCGGGCCCGGCTGGACGTCGACCTGACGACGCTGCTGGCGCAGATCGAGGCCGACTCGGGCATCGCGCCGCTGGCCTTCAGCGCCGAGCACGCGCTGCTCTGGAGCCATCTGTGCCTGGAGCCGACGCTGGCCGGCCTGGCGCAGACCGAGCGCCAGATCTACGCCACGGCGATGTACGAAGGCCTCACCGTCGTCGAGCCGGCGCGGCCGCAGCACGCGGCGCTGCAGGCGCTGGGTGTTCGCCTGCATGCACTCTGACCCCGAGACGTCGCAAGGCGAGGGCCTGGAACTGCCGGCGCCGCGCAGCAACGCCGCCGACGCCTACGCGCCGCTGCGCGTGCTGTCGCTGACCGGTGGCGGCTTCCGCGGCCTGTTCACGGCGCGCACGCTGGTCACGCTGTGCCGCCAGGCGCGCCGCGAGGGCCCGCTCGACGGCTGTTTCGACGTCTTCGCCGGCACCTCGATCGGTGGCCTGATGGCCTGTGCGCTGGCGGTCGGTGTGCCGCCGATGCGGGTGCTCGACGCCATCGACGCCCATGGCCCGCGCGTGTTCCGCAAGCCGGCCGGGGCTTCGATCCGGCGGCTCTTCTTCGGTGCGCTGTACGACGCCGACAACCTCGCCAAGGCGATCCGCGACTGCCTCGGCGCGCATGCGAACACCCGCCTGTCGGCACTGGAACGCGGCCTGCTGGTGCCGGCGGTCGACTGGCTTGCGGGCGAACTGCAGGTCTTCCGCAGCGCCTGGTTCGGCCGCGCCCGGACGTCGGACGCGACGCTGCTCGAGGTCTGCCTGGCGACGTCGGCGGCGCCGACCTACTTCGACGCCGCGCAGATCGACGGCAAGCCGATGCTCGACGGCGGCCTGGCCGCCAACAACCCCGACGCGCTGGCTCTGCTGGAGATCCTGCGCCGCTTCCCGGCTGCGGCGGCCAGGATCGAGATGCTGAGCCTGGGCACCGCGGGCTTCGCCGCCACGCGCCAGGCCTCGCAGGCGCGGCGGTCGGCGCTGGGCTGGGCGCCCGACCTGCCGAACTGCATGATCGACCTGCAGGAACGCAGCGCCGCCCGCCAGGCGCAGGCGCTGCTGGGCACTCGCTACCGCCGCATCAACCACCCGGGTGACGCGAGCGAGGCCTTCACGACGCTGGACACGGCCGACGCCGGCGCCCGCGACCGCCTGCTGCGTGCCGCCGACGAGGCGGCCGCCGCCGCGTACCGCCAGGACGGTGTCTTCGTCGACCGGATGCTGAGCGCCTCGCGCGCCTGAGGCGCGGCCATGAAAAAAGCGCCCCGCGGGGCGCTTTCGTCTGAGCGGGCCGCCTCAGCGGCGCAGCACGGCCATCGGGTCGCCCGGCAGGCGCGCGTGGCTGCGCAGGTCGGCGAGTTCGGTCGCCGACAGGCGCTCGGCGCCTTGCGGCACGTCGGGGCGGTGCAGCGCGAGTTCACGCATGCGCGTGGCCAGCGTCAGCGCGAAGGCGCGGGCGAAGACCTCGTCGCTGTCGCAGGCCTCGAACAGCGATTCCAGCGGCAGCGCGAGCAGTTCGATCGGCTCGCGGATCACCGCGGCTTCGGCCCAGCCGCCCGGCAGGTCGAGTGCGCCGGTGACGTCGAACCATTCGCCGGGGCCGATCAGGCGGCGCTCGATGAAGCCGCCGTCGGCGCCCAGGCGGCCCAGGCTGGCGCAGCCGTGGCGCACCAGCCACCACGACGGCTCCGGCCGGCGCGGCGAGCCGAGCGTGAAGCGCCCGGCCGGGCAACAGATCATGCGCGAGGCGTCGCTCAGGCGCACCAGCGTCGAGTCCGGCACCGGCATCGGCGCGAAGGCGATGCGCAGCAGGGCGACGTCGTCTTCGAATGTGCCCGTGACGAAGCTCGCGTGGGTGGGCTGCGACGCCGAATCCGCGTCCTGACCTGTCGTGTCGGTCGAACACTTCATCATGTTGGTCTCCTGCATCGTGAAACGCTGCACCGGGTGGTGGCGTGTAGGGACTCTGGCGACGCCGAGGCGTCAGGGATTTGTCCCAGCACAACCCGCCGCGAACCAGGACCCCGGGGTATCCCTCGATCAGCGTTTTTTGCGGATTCGAACAGTTTACCCATGATGCCGTTGCGGGCAAACGGCATGCCGGCGCTTGGTCTTTGCGGATCGTGGGAGCGGCCGCGGCGGGCCGAAGCGGCGCCTCAGCGGGCGCCGAGACCGGTGACGTAGATGCGCGCCGAACGCTCGACCAGGCGGTCGATGTCGAGCGCCACGTCGACCGCGGGATCGGTCTCCAGACGGCCGTCGACCAGCAGTTGCGCCAGCCCGTGCGCGAAGCCCCAGGCGGCCATCGCTTCGTCGGTCGCAGGGGCCGGCACGCCGAGCGCGACGAGCGCGCGGCGCAGCGTGTCGAGCACGCGGTGGCCGGCTTCGGCCAGCACCGGATGGTCGGCCTTGCGCACCTCCGGCCCCAGCATCAGCCGGTACACCGCCGGATGGGCGAGGGCGAAAGCGACGTAGGCGCGCGCCATCGCGACGAAGCCGGCCGCCGGATCGGCCGGCGCGGGCAGCGCGGCGAAGACCGCGCGCAGGCGGTCGAAGCCGCCGGCGGCGATGTCGGCCAGCAGCGCCTCGCGGCTGGCGTAGTGGCGGTAGGGCGCGGCGTGCGACACGCCGACGGCGCGCGCCACTTCGCGCAGGCTGACCTCGGCCGCGCCGCGTTCGACCAGCACGCGTTCGGCCGCCTCGCGCAGCGCTGCGCGCAGGTCGCCGTGGTGGTAGGCGCGGCGCGGCGGCTCGTCGGTCGGGGTGGCGGAGCGGTCCATGCCTCAGTATAAGTCCATGTTGACAGCGTAAACATCGCTGGATATGGTGAACCCAGGGTGCTCGCCGTCGGGCGCCGCCTTGTCCAGGATTTGTCCATCCGCCCCCCCCGCTGCACCAGGAGCCGCGCATGAGCGTCATCTCGCCCGTTCCGCCGACCACGCCCGCCGAAGCGCTGCCGGGACTGCTCGAACGCCTGCAGCGCGCGCAGCGTGCCGACATGCTGCCTTCGCGCGCCGTGCGGCTGGACCGCCTGCGCCGGCTGGAACAGCTGATCGACCGCCACGCCGACGCCTTCGCCGCGGCGATCGGCGACGACTTCGGCAACCGCTCGCCGATCGAGATCCGCATCACCGAGACGATGCTGCTGAAGGCCGGGCTGCGCCAGGCGCGCCGCCACCTCGCGCGCTGGATGAAGCCGCGCCGCGTCGGCACCTCGCCGGCCTTCTGGCCCGGGCGCTCCTGGCTGCTGCCGCAGCCGCTGGGCGTGGTCGGCATCGTCAGCCCCTGGAACTACCCGCTGCAGCTGGCGCTGGCGCCGCTGGTCGGCGCGCTGGCCGCCGGCAACCGGGCGATGATCAAGCCGTCGGAGCTGACGCCGCGCTTCTCGGCGGCGCTGCAGGCCGCGTTGGCCGAGCACTTCGAGCCCGACGAGGTGACGGTGGTCACCGGCGACGCGGCGATCGGCCGCGCCTTCGTCTCGCTGCCCTTCGACCACCTCGTCTTCACCGGCTCGACGGCCGTCGGCCGCGAGGTCGCGCAGGCCGCGGCGAAGAACCTGACGCCGGTGACGCTGGAGCTGGGCGGCAAGTCGCCGGCGATCGTCGACGCCTCGGCCAGGATCGCGCGTGCGGCCGAACGCATCGCCTTCGGCAAGCTGGTCAACGCCGGCCAGACCTGCATCGCGCCCGACTACGTGCTGGTGCCCAACGCCCAGCGCGAGCGCTTCGTCGCCGCGTTGCGTGCCGCGATGGCCCGGCTGTACCCGAGCTTTCGCGCCAACCCCGACTACACCAGCGTCGTCAGCGAGCGCCATTTCCGCCGCCTGCGCGAGCTAGTCGACGAGGCGCGCGAGCGCGGCGCCACGGTCATCGAGCTGGAGGCGCCGGGCGAAGGCATCGGCCGCGCCAGCCGCCAGCTGCCGCCGACGCTGCTGCTGGACGTCGACCCGGCGATGCGCGTGATGCAGGAGGAGATCTTCGGCCCGGTGCTGCCGATCGTCGGCTACGACACGCTCGACGAGGCCATCGCCTTCGTCAACGAGCGCGACCGGCCGCTGGCGCTGTACTGGTTCGGCAGCGACGCGGCCGCGCGGCGCAAGGTGCTCTCGCAGACGATCTCCGGCGGCGTGTCGCTCAACGAGACGCTGCTGCACGTCGCCCAGGAAGGGCTGCCCTTCGGCGGCGTCGGCGCCTCGGGCATGGGTGCGTACCACGGCGAAGCGGGCTTCCGCCAGTTCACCAAGGACAAGCCGGTGTTCGAGCAGTCGGCGTTGGCGGCCACCGGGCTGATCGCGCCGCCGTACAAGCCCTCGATCGGCCGGCTGCTCGACTGGATCGGCCGCATCGCCTGAAAGCGCCGAGCCCGGCGCAAGGCCGGGCTCGTGGCGTGGGCTGCGGCGCCGTTCAGGCGGCGACCGGGATCATCGGCGTGAACGGGTCCAGCTCATCCAGGGCCAGCTTGCAGGCGCGGCCGATCAGCACCGCGGCGGCGGCGTAGTAGCCGGTCGCGGCCTTGGCGGCGAGCTGCTCGCAGTGCGCCGGCACCCAGGCCAGCACGTGGCGCGACAGGAAGCGCAACTGCTGCGCTCGCCAGCGCTGCGCCGCGGCGGCGTCGCCGGCCGCCAGCGCCTCGCCTTCCAGGCGGCACAGATGGGCGACGAAACGCAGCTCGTTGCCGAGGTGGTCCGGCGCGCCGAGCGCGGCCATCGCCTCGTAGCCGGCTTCCCGGTACGAGCGCAGCACGTCGAGCACGCGGTCGCCGCCGGGCGCGGCGCCCAGTGCCGCCGATTCGCAGGGCGGGCTGAGCGTCTCGCCGTGCATCACCATCGACAGCAAGCGCGTGCGGTCGACCGCGAGCACCGTGGCGCCGCCCGGGTGGCGGCGCGACTTTCGCAGCGCCACCAGCAGGCCGCTCAGTTGCGGCGCCAGGGGGCGCCCGGCTTCGACGGTGGCCAACTCGGTGTCCAGTTCGTCCAGCCATTGCGGCGTCGGCCGCTCGATCACGACCCGCGCCAGCAGGGCCCACAGGGCCGCCCGCGTCGGGGCCTCGTCTCCGTTATGTACTTGCATCTCGCTCATGTCGCTTTCACCGTGGCGTGAAGGGAGGGCATCGGGCGTCGAGCAAGGGACGGCCCCGGACTCGCCTCGCGGCTGGAGCGAGGAAAGAGGGGCCGTGACCTTGATGGAGCGCAGAGTCATTGAATCGCGTTTCCCGGCGGTTGCGGGGGCGTCGACATGAGCCAGATCAAGCGGTGGCGACAGATCATCACCCGGGCCGACCGCTGTGCCTTGCGGCACTGCCGAGTCTGTCCCCCTGTCGCCTTGCCGCTGCTGGCCCGTGCCGCCCGCCGGTGCACCACCGGAGTGAATGATCGTGGCGGACAGCCCACCATGTGGGATGTCACCCCCTAGTAAATAGGGGGTTGCGCCCACGAACACCCTCAGGGTTCGCCCCAGGTGAACACCGCGTCGGCGCCGTGGCGCGCGGCGGCGATGCGGCGGGCGTTGGGCTCGTCGGTCTGCTCGACCCAGGCGGCGGCGGCTTCGGCGCTGCGGCCGAAGTGCCGATGGCGTGCCGCCAGGCGTTCGCGGCGCAGGCCGTCGTCGACCTGGACGTACCAGACCTCGTCGAGCAGCGGCCGCACGCCGGCCCAGGCGCCGTCGAGCAGCAGGTAGTTGCCTTCGGTGATCACCAGCGGCACGTCGGCCGCGACGGCGATCGCACCGGCGACCGGCTCGCCGATCTCGCGGCGGAACTCGGGCGCCCAGACCGTGGTGTCGGCCTCGCGCAGCCGCGCCAGCAGCGCGACGTAGCCGGCGGCGTCGAAGGTGTCGGGCGCACCTTTGCGGCCGCGGCGGCCCAGGCGCTCCAGTTCGGCGTTGGCGAGGTGGAAGCCGTCCATCGGCACGACGGCCGCCAGCGGCCCGAGCGCGGCGGCCAGCGCCGCCGCCAGCGTCGACTTGCCGGCGCCGGGCGGCCCGGTCAGCCCCAGCAGGCGGCGGCCGCCGCGAGCGGCGAGTGCGCGGGCGCGCGCGATCCAGGCTTCGGGCACGGCGGGATGGTCCACCGTGCGAGCTTAACGGCCGTTGCCGCGCTCAGACGG is a window encoding:
- a CDS encoding molecular chaperone TorD family protein, with product MSEMQVHNGDEAPTRAALWALLARVVIERPTPQWLDELDTELATVEAGRPLAPQLSGLLVALRKSRRHPGGATVLAVDRTRLLSMVMHGETLSPPCESAALGAAPGGDRVLDVLRSYREAGYEAMAALGAPDHLGNELRFVAHLCRLEGEALAAGDAAAAQRWRAQQLRFLSRHVLAWVPAHCEQLAAKAATGYYAAAAVLIGRACKLALDELDPFTPMIPVAA
- a CDS encoding TetR/AcrR family transcriptional regulator produces the protein MDRSATPTDEPPRRAYHHGDLRAALREAAERVLVERGAAEVSLREVARAVGVSHAAPYRHYASREALLADIAAGGFDRLRAVFAALPAPADPAAGFVAMARAYVAFALAHPAVYRLMLGPEVRKADHPVLAEAGHRVLDTLRRALVALGVPAPATDEAMAAWGFAHGLAQLLVDGRLETDPAVDVALDIDRLVERSARIYVTGLGAR
- a CDS encoding CBASS cGAMP-activated phospholipase, yielding MHSDPETSQGEGLELPAPRSNAADAYAPLRVLSLTGGGFRGLFTARTLVTLCRQARREGPLDGCFDVFAGTSIGGLMACALAVGVPPMRVLDAIDAHGPRVFRKPAGASIRRLFFGALYDADNLAKAIRDCLGAHANTRLSALERGLLVPAVDWLAGELQVFRSAWFGRARTSDATLLEVCLATSAAPTYFDAAQIDGKPMLDGGLAANNPDALALLEILRRFPAAAARIEMLSLGTAGFAATRQASQARRSALGWAPDLPNCMIDLQERSAARQAQALLGTRYRRINHPGDASEAFTTLDTADAGARDRLLRAADEAAAAAYRQDGVFVDRMLSASRA
- a CDS encoding PIN domain-containing protein, encoding MNWLLPAPTLAQLVASVPTAAQRWAHGVDARALRVSVISVAQLRTRIQLEPAPATRARLDVDLTTLLAQIEADSGIAPLAFSAEHALLWSHLCLEPTLAGLAQTERQIYATAMYEGLTVVEPARPQHAALQALGVRLHAL
- a CDS encoding coniferyl aldehyde dehydrogenase, yielding MSVISPVPPTTPAEALPGLLERLQRAQRADMLPSRAVRLDRLRRLEQLIDRHADAFAAAIGDDFGNRSPIEIRITETMLLKAGLRQARRHLARWMKPRRVGTSPAFWPGRSWLLPQPLGVVGIVSPWNYPLQLALAPLVGALAAGNRAMIKPSELTPRFSAALQAALAEHFEPDEVTVVTGDAAIGRAFVSLPFDHLVFTGSTAVGREVAQAAAKNLTPVTLELGGKSPAIVDASARIARAAERIAFGKLVNAGQTCIAPDYVLVPNAQRERFVAALRAAMARLYPSFRANPDYTSVVSERHFRRLRELVDEARERGATVIELEAPGEGIGRASRQLPPTLLLDVDPAMRVMQEEIFGPVLPIVGYDTLDEAIAFVNERDRPLALYWFGSDAAARRKVLSQTISGGVSLNETLLHVAQEGLPFGGVGASGMGAYHGEAGFRQFTKDKPVFEQSALAATGLIAPPYKPSIGRLLDWIGRIA
- a CDS encoding nucleoside/nucleotide kinase family protein, producing the protein MDHPAVPEAWIARARALAARGGRRLLGLTGPPGAGKSTLAAALAAALGPLAAVVPMDGFHLANAELERLGRRGRKGAPDTFDAAGYVALLARLREADTTVWAPEFRREIGEPVAGAIAVAADVPLVITEGNYLLLDGAWAGVRPLLDEVWYVQVDDGLRRERLAARHRHFGRSAEAAAAWVEQTDEPNARRIAAARHGADAVFTWGEP
- a CDS encoding Crp/Fnr family transcriptional regulator: MQRFTMQETNMMKCSTDTTGQDADSASQPTHASFVTGTFEDDVALLRIAFAPMPVPDSTLVRLSDASRMICCPAGRFTLGSPRRPEPSWWLVRHGCASLGRLGADGGFIERRLIGPGEWFDVTGALDLPGGWAEAAVIREPIELLALPLESLFEACDSDEVFARAFALTLATRMRELALHRPDVPQGAERLSATELADLRSHARLPGDPMAVLRR